GAAAGCTTGCTTTTGCTTTTCCATGGAGTCTTTTCTCTTTACATCTTTCAGATTTGACCACCGTGGCTGAAGATTTGTCTCAAGCATCGGAAGTATCGTTTTTAATCTTTCTGCCTATAAGTAGTTCAGCCGGGCTAACACCTGTAGAGATGCAAGGTGTTGCCCTGTAGCTCATCAGAGCCAGAAGAGGATCTGTCTGTTGCAAAATTTTCTTTGCAATCTGCACTGCTCTCTCTGCATGTCCATTTCCTTGAGCATGGTGTGGACTAGATTTGATGTGCAGAAAGTCAAATTCTTTTGCAAATTCCTGGAACTCACTGCTcacaaactatataaatatatatatattttctccttggtttcagatatatatatatttttttggcatAACAGTACTAAATAATattgtactattattatttagtacCAATACAGTACTactattattatagtaataaataatacaatagtacTGCTGTTTTTAGTTCTTTCACATTTAAATCTGTTTGTGCGTGTACAAAGTTTGCAGATGATGTCGCCAATGTCTACTCCAACAATGCGGTTGTAGAAGTGGTGACGGTGAAGACATTTGAAGCCCCTCTGACCAAGAAGTCCCGCTCCATCCTTCAGATCGTAAGTTAACTGCAATAAGCTTTTCTGAAAGCTAacgtttataaataaataaaacaaacttgataTTGGAGCAGGTCCATATTATCAGCGTTATTCTTATTCGTCAGGGTACGAGAAGAAAGAATCGTTTCAAGACCCCTTCTGTAAGACATTCAACGTGTAAATTGCGTAAGCTTTAGAAGCTGGTTAGTAAATAGTAGTGTTTAGTTTCATCTTACCCTTTTATCTTATCCTAACCTTTCCAACCCATAACCTGTTTCttttgttcaaaaacaaaaagacGGTTACAGTACAGTAGCGACCTACTTTTAAACGTTGACCTACATGTAACGATAACATGTGGTTGTTTCAGAGTAACCAGGGCAGTCTCTACAACCTGGCCTACAAGTACGACTACGATTACGCCGTGGTCTTTAACATTGTCCTATGGCTGATGATCGTGTTAGCTTTAGCCGTCATCGTGATCTCGTACAACCTCTGGAACATGGATCCTGGGTATGACAGCATCATCTACAGGATGACCAATCAGAAGATCCGACTGGACTGATGACGTCACCCCCACACCCCactacattttgtgttttgtatttgagtgcatttaaatgttttatttttgatgtggGTACCACAGAATTGCTTGTGTAAATGCTTCGCTTTTATGACGCAATCAAACACAGATATACAGATTATTTATCGATGCCTGTTGATAGATGGACCAAGAAAATTTGTTTGTGATGTTTCTTAATTGCTGTATCTTGTAGATTTGCATAATGTGAATCTATTAAAGAGGAAAATCTAAAGTTAGGGTGTAAAGAATTTAACTctatttattgtttgttgttcATGTCATTGTGCTGTTTTCCTTCCCGAATGCTGGATATGGTGTAATTTCTTCATTCCCATGtacatttgatcaattaaataaatgtcatttttattgaatataaCTATATAGTAGAAAATAAGACttttatgtgtgtctgtttgttgtGTACAAGGCCATAACCATTTATTGTGCATTGGGGAGACTGTTTTTAATAAAGTAGATAAAGAACAGTGAAGGAAATAGATCTAATAAATCTAATTCTAGCAGGGAATTGATGGTTTTGAACtaattacatataaaattttCAAATATGCACGCCTTTACTAACTTGTACATTACAGCAACTTGTACATTTCGCCTAATATGGCAAAAGCACAAATCGTTTCTTGTCTCCTCACGTTCAATTTGAATTTCCATGAATCATGTTAATTATACAGAAATGGTCGTATTTTAGAGTCACGGTCGTGTAACTGCTGTAATATTTATATCACAAACAGTTGTCAAATGTTTTGCTACTTCTATCTTACCGTGCTCTCTTTAGCCGTTAAAAATGGCCGTGCTGGAGTTCACCAGCTGCTTCTGTGAAGAGTAAACCACGCCTAGTTTGTAGCTAAACGTTATAGTGGATACAGATTTGTATACAGTGTATGATACAGATATGTACAATCCTAACAGACTTGTTTTCCTCAGTGTCTGTGGTGGTTACGGCCCTGTGTGTATAGATGTTGTTAATTCCTGTGAAATACTGTGTTATCATACAAAACGTACAAATAACTGTAAcccaaattataataaaaaaactccaTCTATCTCTTAAAACAAGTTTTCTGACCTATTTTGATGGTTTTTGATGTGTTTTGGGTATTTGTTGGCTGTCCAGATTTGGGAAACCAGCTAAACACCATTTTGGCCAGTCTGGGGACCAACTACATCATCCTAATCCAGCATGGTTAAACACATAAAATCAATTACAATCAATACAATCAAACTTACATAATATACTTCATAATAGTTAAGTTTattaacatgaataaacattAACCAGGATTAATAAGTATTTTCCattgtaatttaatgttaatgcattgaaccttattgtaaaccgTAACCACGTTAATCAAGATAGATATGTTAACATGTCTAAGGTACTTGGTAGCATCATATccatattatgcattttataaataagcGAATAACATGGTTTCATTCAAAGAGTGACAGAAATACATTGACCTTTATAAAACTCACTCATACCGAAAATGATACTCCCAGGGAAGGTGTCAGACCTTATTATAAACTTCGCATGTTTCACGATGTGATGATATCTGCATGTGTTGATCCAGAACGTGGCTTTGGATTCTGAAGAAGTGCATAAGTGCCGTTTATCTAAATAGGATTTTCTCTTCGGGAACATGAGGGTAACTCGATTTCAGAATACTACGAGAACAATAACAATGACATTAGCCTCTTTATAAACCTCTCCGTCACACAAGTGAACACATTTGTAAATTTGTAGAACATCTAGTAGAGTTATGTTAGCTAACTGTATGTGTTTCACAGTTActaaagatgtttacatttcacAACTAATGAGTTTACTAGAGAAACAATAGAATAACTTGAGGAGACATTTTAGTTGGTTtggaaacattttgtattatgaacTTAAATGGCAATTGAATAGCAATATAAGTCTTACCTGTGCGTTGTTTAAGTCCTCGATCTGTTCTGGTTGGACATTCTGGGTTTGTTGTCGTCTTTTTCTAGGCTTCTTAAGTTTGAGCATTAACAGACCTAAAGTAAAGCGCATTACATTTTAGTTAAGTTATATTGCCATGAAATCAATGTGATCATTAAACAATATTATGTTTCAAAGAAACTTTTCATAAAGGAATGCTCTAAACCTAATTTACCAGGCAGTTTAATTTGAACATATCATCATGTTCTTCATCAGGTTTTTTGTACTTTCAGAGTGAATATATGTCAGAAACCTCACCAATTATTGCGATAATCAGCACAAAATTCAGCAGGATGGATGTAACATTCAGAATCATGTGCATCTCCAATGTTTCCTCACATAACTGTTCCTGATGTTTGTCTTCTGGTTCATTTTGATCTTGGGCAGATTCTGTTTAAGCAGAAGAACTTTCatcagttttatgttttatgttttaatgccAAATATGATTTAACGCGTGACACATATAATAaattttaagattatttatagttataaatatattaattctttGTGTCAATTGTAAATGTGATTTAGAAATACTTACCATTGATGTAAAGTCTGGTGCCATTGCTGAACTGTAGTTTTGTTGTAGCAGGTTTTGCACAATAATATATTCCTAATTCATGAAtagttatatttataataaataaatggcttTGAGTTAGTGATGAATATTTGTCTTTCAGTCTTTGGTCTTGTACATGAGATGATGTAGAATTTGATGTGCATGTTCGCAGTAACAGCAGCGGAGAGTCTGTCAGTTTCTGGAAAACCCAATAAATGTCTTTTACATCAATCTGACAGTCTAAAGTCACATTTCCCCCTAAATTCACCAGTTTATCAGTTAAACTCTCTGTAGTTTGACACACCAGCAGACCTGGGAAGATAAAACACATGGTAAAACACACAACTCTCAACCTTGAAAACTATTCATGTGAAGATCACACAGAACTTAAACTCAGTAACTTACAGAAGAGTAAAAGGTGCACCGTCCTCATTCTGTCTTTGTTTTGCTCAAATGCGGTAAGATGGTAAACTTAACTATGAGTCAGAGAGGAAGTGCTACCACAGATGTCAGAAAAAACCTTCATACACCTTTGAAAAGAGGATGTAGATGCTGAACCTGCACTGACCAGACTGTTTActgatattaaagggggggttgaaatgctatttcatgcatactgagttttttacactgttaaagagttggattcccatgctaaacatggacaaagtttcaaaaattaagttgtacgtttgaaggagtatttttgttcccaaaatactccttctggtttgtcacaagtttcggaaagtatggctctgtgtgatgttagatggagcggaatttccttatatgggtcctaagggcatttctgtcagaagagcgcgcgctcccgtatagcagagaactgagagcacaacagacattcactgatcaaagcaagagcgtcgcgaaatgtcacaaaagaagtgtgtttttggttgccagggcaagacaaccctgcacagattaccaaaaaaaaaaaaacagcattaagggaccagtggatggagtttatttttacagagcatcaacggagttgtgcaagtgtttttgtttgttccctgcatttcgaagatgcttgttcacaaggcccagtttgacgacggatttgcgtatcgtttatttcttaaggatgatgcaatcccaacgaaaaagggtcacgatcttgtgttggaaccgcaggcggtgagtaaaactgcttaaaatatctctgcctctttgttagtgcgtccgcctcccatgccggagacccgggttcgagccccgctcggagcgagtcgttgctgccgctgctctcgttcagtttcagtctctggatctgattctggatcataaataaacggctgaatctgactgttagccatggtttgttttggttggttttgtcctcacggtgtcacagcttccaaacgctctctacgcaaaagcctattcgcgctcgtgattctttagctccgcccacacgtcgcgcctccagccggtcgtgtttttccgggaaaaatcggtacagactatctttctcttatgaatataataaaactaaagactttttggagttatgaaggatgcagtactactctatacagtaggtactcaagattaacaagatattgagtgaaaacgagcatttcacccccccccctttaaagcattTGAGAAGGTAAAAGTGCatgagaaaatgtgtttgttttggttAAGTCATTTCAGCTGCCAGTAGGTTTTATTAGTGATTAATTCAACTGTTATATTGGtacctaaaatacattttattttgaagctgaatttttttttttttttaacaaaacttcTGACCAAACTTGACAGCCATATGTCTGGGTGTTTTCTGACCTAGTTTCAAATTAGCAAGTGTGAGTTTTTATACATctacattaggggtgtaacgatacgcgtattcgtattgaaccgttcggtacgacgctttcggttcggtacgcggtacgcattatgtataccgaacggttcgttggagtaattaattatatttgaaaaaaaaaaaaaaaaagagagagagagaaatataatgatatgcgttcaacaaggtagcccaataacccaaacaacgtaacaggcaacgcccctgacactcccgaagaagaaaaaaacaccatcttatatgtttatgttaggctactcagcaggcgctcgctcactcagtacacgctgaaggctcgttgcaaaatagccaatgcgtttaacagactagaaatgagaagatcctccaataaccaacaggtctggtgtttgggtgcactttggattccctttaagctataatggtgatggcaagagagtggtggataaaaaaacaacggtatgtcgcatctgcaacatgacagggtacaccagcgggattacaaaaaaaaaacaaaaaaaaaaacagcgggaatatctgggatatatgcgtcagtactatctgggaaaagacgaaaaaaaggagaaacatgcacgcagcaaactatccctgcagcatttagacactacagcttacagggaatccaacccaaacaccagacctgttggttattttaggatcttatatttctggtctgttaaatgcattagacattttgcaacgagccttcagcgcgtgctgagtgagcgagcgccttaggggccgttcacatatcgctcctaaaaacgcatggaaaacgctaagcgcgtctttctcctgaggcgtctgtctttgctaagcaacaatgacgtgctctctccatgagacgcggaaatttcagcgaaggataaatggatttgcagctctaaaaatcgcttgcagtagctctgctactgaatttatttcaaaattgcaatccatatacaactatgatcagctgttccttcatcttggctgagatctcaacgttgttacgggaaaggatgaagctgattgattggttcttgtcacatgacccgcggtgcgcttgcggcattctgaaaagttgagatgtttttacattttgctgtatctaaaacgtatcgaaccgaaccgaaccgaaccgtgacatcagtgtatcgtatcgaaccgaaccgtgaattttgtgaaccgttacacccctaatctACATGTATGTTCTTTGCTGTAGTCTTTGTAGCCACCATTGCTTTTTCATAGGCTACTCTGGATCATGTAAAATGAAAGCAACCCAGATAGTAgagaacagttttttttacttatatatatatataagtgagtgagtgagtgagtgagtgagagaggctatgatgactttcaccagAGCCCATCTACGGAGAACCTTCCCACTCCCTATGAAGTCCTATTGTACCGAATTTTGGTTGCAGTTCCACCAGAGTTCCACTGGGGGCGATCGCCATGAGTGCAAAATGAAGTGTGGGAGTCTATGGGGCTAGACTGATAAATTTGTCCCTTTCACCCTTTTTTGGTGGCTGGCACTTTTATCTGCCTATTGTTATGTATGTACTGTGAAATTTACAcggaaaataaaatgaatttgagTGAAAATGAACTTGTTTTGTTATTCTTGTGTTAAGAAATACCAGATACATGTGGTATAGTATTGTCaccttaaaaaaacacaaacaaatgtcaCGCTCAATAGTGCTAAATATCAATACaaattgaaaaaggaaaaaaatggcTTGCAGGAGTGCAATGATAAATTGTTCTAATAATGGGCAAGTTTTGTCCTATTTCTCATTTCCCAAGGACGAAAAAAGGTAACCCATGTGGACTGTGTTAATTGTCAAAGCCTACCTGAATTTACGGTTGTTCACGTGGGATGGAAGGTTAGACAAATACCAAGTTGGCTAATGTCCAAAATCGGCCAGGTTGCACGGGCTACCACAGATCGTAATGATACGTGTTGTTGGGAGGGGGACTCTTCCCTTACTCGATTTCTACATACACATTGTATGTATAATTAATTTTTCAACAGCTCTGGAAAGCACCATAGACATTCTCTGAAAGCACCAAAGGGACTGACGGATTGCCGTAAAGCAGTATCTCTGGTCGTACGATGTGTATGACGTcactgacattttaaaaatactttttaaagcaaataagtgACTCTAGAAAATCTAACACCCAGCAATGTATAATTTCGTTGCATCTCCTTTCGAATACAACATTCAAATTACTAGACAAAAAAATTACATCCTGAGAAAAGTGGATTTTGAGGAGTATACCGCCATTGACCTCCATTCATTCTGCACTCATCCTGTGAGCACcctcataatttt
This DNA window, taken from Carassius auratus strain Wakin chromosome 22, ASM336829v1, whole genome shotgun sequence, encodes the following:
- the LOC113040555 gene encoding renin receptor-like; the encoded protein is MEASNSFTFKSVCACTKFADDVANVYSNNAVVEVVTVKTFEAPLTKKSRSILQIGTRRKNRFKTPSSNQGSLYNLAYKYDYDYAVVFNIVLWLMIVLALAVIVISYNLWNMDPGYDSIIYRMTNQKIRLD
- the LOC113040221 gene encoding uncharacterized protein LOC113040221 isoform X3 codes for the protein MRTVHLLLFCLLVCQTTESLTDKLVNLGGNVTLDCQIDVKDIYWVFQKLTDSPLLLLRTCTSNSTSSHVQDQRLKDKYSSLTQSHLFIINITIHELGIYYCAKPATTKLQFSNGTRLYINESAQDQNEPEDKHQEQLCEETLEMHMILNVTSILLNFVLIIAIIGLLMLKLKKPRKRRQQTQNVQPEQIEDLNNAQYSEIELPSCSRRENPI